A portion of the Blattabacterium clevelandi genome contains these proteins:
- the clpX gene encoding ATP-dependent Clp protease ATP-binding subunit ClpX produces MENFLKCNFCGRKKDEITFLISGINGHICNFCIEKTYSIIHRKFSTEKKNFEEKEKGYNIKNQKIQIKKPKEIKDFLDKYIIGQNEAKKIISVAVYNHYKRIQYDQNKNKDDIEIEKSNILLIGNTGTGKTLLAKSISKLLKVPFTIADATTLTEAGYVGEDVESILTRLLQSVNYDINHAEKGIVFIDEIDKISRKTNNPSITRDVSGEGVQQALLKLLEGSIINVPPQGGRKHPDQKMIQINTDNILFIAGGTFDSIEKIISDRINQFSIGFITKNKKKEKKNKNYLQNIIANDLRKFGLIPELIGRFPIITYLDPLNKVTLKKILIEPKNALIKQYKKLFNMDEISMNITDDALDIIVDKTIQLGLGARGLRTFCEKIFVDYIFEMKESKKNLNIDKNMVIKKLFYS; encoded by the coding sequence ATGGAAAATTTTTTAAAATGTAATTTTTGTGGTAGGAAAAAAGATGAAATAACATTTCTAATATCAGGTATTAATGGTCATATTTGTAATTTTTGTATAGAAAAAACATATTCTATAATTCATAGAAAATTTTCTACGGAAAAAAAAAATTTTGAAGAAAAAGAAAAAGGATATAATATAAAAAATCAAAAAATACAAATAAAAAAACCTAAAGAAATAAAAGATTTTTTAGATAAATATATTATAGGACAAAATGAAGCAAAAAAAATTATTTCCGTTGCCGTATATAATCATTATAAACGTATCCAATACGATCAAAATAAAAATAAAGATGATATAGAAATAGAAAAATCTAATATTTTATTGATAGGGAATACTGGAACTGGAAAAACTTTACTCGCTAAAAGTATTTCAAAACTATTAAAAGTTCCTTTTACTATAGCTGATGCAACTACTTTAACTGAAGCAGGATATGTTGGAGAAGATGTAGAGTCTATATTAACGAGATTATTACAATCTGTAAATTACGATATCAATCATGCTGAAAAAGGAATTGTTTTTATAGATGAAATTGATAAAATTTCTAGAAAAACAAATAATCCATCTATTACTAGAGATGTATCCGGAGAAGGTGTTCAACAAGCTTTGCTAAAGTTATTAGAAGGTTCCATTATTAATGTTCCCCCACAAGGAGGTCGTAAACATCCAGATCAAAAAATGATTCAAATTAATACCGATAATATATTGTTTATTGCTGGAGGTACATTTGATAGTATAGAAAAAATTATATCCGATAGAATTAATCAATTTTCTATTGGATTTATTACAAAAAACAAAAAAAAAGAAAAAAAAAATAAAAATTATTTGCAAAATATTATAGCTAATGATCTTAGAAAATTCGGATTAATTCCAGAACTTATTGGTAGATTTCCTATTATCACCTATTTAGATCCATTAAATAAAGTTACATTAAAAAAAATTTTAATTGAACCAAAAAATGCTTTAATAAAACAATATAAAAAACTATTTAATATGGATGAAATATCCATGAATATTACGGATGATGCTTTGGATATTATTGTAGATAAAACAATTCAATTAGGATTAGGAGCTAGAGGATTACGTACTTTTTGTGAAAAAATTTTTGTAGATTATATATTTGAAATGAAAGAATCTAAAAAAAATTTGAATATAGATAAAAATATGGTTATAAAAAAATTATTTTACTCTTAA